Part of the Ziziphus jujuba cultivar Dongzao chromosome 8, ASM3175591v1 genome is shown below.
ttcatataaattactATCAAGTTGATTACAACTTGAATTGCATCATGTTAATTGTACAAAGCATATTCGTATAAGGCAATTATTTTATACGTAcaattcaagcaaaaaaaataaattattttatatgtacaaatacaTGTATTCcctaaacaattatatattttttcagtgCAGGTGTAAATCATTATTTACAAgtctcatatatataataacattcccagaaaacaaaaaaagaaaaagaaaaaaaggtctcatatatataattaattaaggtCATAAggtgtaaataaatatacacatatatagctatatatatatatatatatgtaaggcaTATTTGTCACATTTCCTATGTGTTCTTGAAAGAGGAAGTAGATAAGCAAAACAGAAACAAACACTGTAATAATATTTTCATCAGCTGCTTTTGCCCACTCATGAAAGCTTTTATAACTCACCGGCCGGCCGGCCAACCTCATTTCCGACCACAAGCGTCTCATTTTCGGCCACGTTCTCTTGATCCTCTCTGAACTTCCTATCAATATCACTCTGGTAGTACTTCCTAGTCCTCATCACCAAAAACAGCGAAACGATTGTCCCGAACAAGGTCACACCAGTAATTATAATGAAAGAGAGCTTGAAACACTCTCCGCCATTACAATTCAATTCTTCACcagctttccttttctttcccaAAGCTTCAAGCTGTTTCATGGCTTCCTTATCATAGAAACGCCCAGTGACTCTCACATTCAGCAAATACAACCCAATTGGGCTTGCCATGGAACCGATGTTATACAGAGTTGAATAGTGTTTCAGCCCGAAAATCTCAGAGATGATGGATAAAATCAGAGGCCAATGAGCACCAAAACAGAACCCTGTAATAATTGAAGCAATATAGAGACCATGTTTGACATTGAAAGCTATGAGAATGTAACCGATGCATGAAACCAGGAGGGTCAGAGTGAACATCAGAGGACGAGggaatttgaatttgttgatgaagattTCTGAGAGAATTCCCATGGATGATTCTCCTAGATAGATCCAAATGCTTGTGAGGGAGACAAAAGTTCTTATGCTGTGTAGAGAGTAGCCTAAAGAAGTTCCAATCTGACCCAAATTGTCCATGAGTGTTAAAGTCCCTCCTAGACCACAAATTGTGGTCAATAGAAGAGTTATCATTTCCACACTGAATATTGCTTGAAGAATTGTGTGGTCTTCTCCGATCTCCGGCGGCTGGAATACATTTTTCCACCAGTAAACTTTTTCCTTTTCCGGTATAGTCGTAGTCACTGCACCGGTGGTTTTGTTCGGATTTTGCGTTCTGGTACTATTACTGTTAGCCGCAGTAGCCGTTGGTTGATCATGTATAATTGTTTTTCTCTTGTTCGCTTTCCATACATCATACTCTTCTGCAACAACAACGAAAATTGGAAGAAAAAGCAAGAAAAGCACCACGGTTGCAATCCCTCCGTTTTCTATCTTGGTGAAAGTGATTTTGCTTTCTACTATGATTACCATCAAGAGAAACACAGCTAGAGAAAGGGAAATGTAAAAGAATTTGTAtaaaacttttctttctttgccaTTCTGTTCAACTTTCATGATCCGAATCAGTCTAAGAAACATCAAAGCCAAAGCAGTTGGAAGCCAAGCGATGACCAAAGTGAAAGACTTGGTATCATCGCCGTAGAAAACATGGTATAGCTGCGAGATTAAAGCAGCACTTAAAGCAATGGAGCCACCCAAAACGCCCATGAGAGTTCCGCGGTTGTTCGGCAAGTTTTTGACGCAAGTAACAAGAGCTCCGGTGTTCATGAAGGTATGAGAGTTAGCTCCGATGAAGATGTAGATACACATGAGCGAGACATGAGGTTTTGGAAGCCTTTGCGTTATGGAGAGCCAAATCATGAAGTAGCCGAAGAAATTGAAAGCTGCTCCGATGGCCAACACCACCCATGGAGGTGTGATCTCATTGATGAGGCCGGAGAAGATGCCGATGTTAGCTCCTAAGTCCTTAAAGAAGCTGATGAGGTTGAGTGTCGTTTGGTCGTATCCGAGGACGGATTTGATGTCGTTGGAGTAGAGGCCGAACATGTAGCTCGCACCGGCTGTTGCCATCACGAGAAATGAGGCAAAGACCATCAACCACCGGCCGGTTAGGACTTGGTGGGTGAAGCTCTTGAGGTCTGTGAAACTGTGGATTCCAATTGCTGTCTCACCATTGTTTTGAAAACCCATTTTCTGTTTTTGGTATTGGATTTGTTAATCCCTTTTAACGAAGAAGATTTGCTCATGGAGTATATATCTAGAGAAAGAGGGATAGATATATGCTCTTAATACTCAACAACTGTGAAGGAAATGGGTtttgaattgaatttaataCTTAGACGAAAGGACCagaaaaatgacaaaagaaatTTGGACTAGTATGCTTTCGCTATTTAATAATCAATcaatattatgattttttttctttcctgttttgatttttaatgtaatttcttaataaaattgCTAATgcaattaataaatcaaatgTTAATGGCTTGGCTAAATTGTGTTAAAggtgatatgtatatatatatatatataacaatgatTTACCTCCTAATATAATCT
Proteins encoded:
- the LOC107413326 gene encoding protein NUCLEAR FUSION DEFECTIVE 4-like, which codes for MGFQNNGETAIGIHSFTDLKSFTHQVLTGRWLMVFASFLVMATAGASYMFGLYSNDIKSVLGYDQTTLNLISFFKDLGANIGIFSGLINEITPPWVVLAIGAAFNFFGYFMIWLSITQRLPKPHVSLMCIYIFIGANSHTFMNTGALVTCVKNLPNNRGTLMGVLGGSIALSAALISQLYHVFYGDDTKSFTLVIAWLPTALALMFLRLIRIMKVEQNGKERKVLYKFFYISLSLAVFLLMVIIVESKITFTKIENGGIATVVLFLLFLPIFVVVAEEYDVWKANKRKTIIHDQPTATAANSNSTRTQNPNKTTGAVTTTIPEKEKVYWWKNVFQPPEIGEDHTILQAIFSVEMITLLLTTICGLGGTLTLMDNLGQIGTSLGYSLHSIRTFVSLTSIWIYLGESSMGILSEIFINKFKFPRPLMFTLTLLVSCIGYILIAFNVKHGLYIASIITGFCFGAHWPLILSIISEIFGLKHYSTLYNIGSMASPIGLYLLNVRVTGRFYDKEAMKQLEALGKKRKAGEELNCNGGECFKLSFIIITGVTLFGTIVSLFLVMRTRKYYQSDIDRKFREDQENVAENETLVVGNEVGRPAGEL